In Corythoichthys intestinalis isolate RoL2023-P3 chromosome 4, ASM3026506v1, whole genome shotgun sequence, a genomic segment contains:
- the LOC130915188 gene encoding uncharacterized protein LOC130915188 isoform X1, which produces MRTLRLTIFVLLGGAVLTDKVGQKLYTVESVVGADCSVPCITQGKAGVQYMYLAWYKMQMFPDSPEPQRRGLLISYPDGRLVHWANLKRELALRNETRELLLPNVTCGDQGEYVCKLQAPVGEVILMESVRLLLSDCPGFPIRSPSKNPEMIVAVSVALTILLVVSMGFYCGISTFRQEKKTGSSRWINSAKTLETPRRWGKKHRWILMI; this is translated from the exons ATGAGAACCCTTCGCCTCACCATCTTTGTACTTCTAG GTGGCGCAGTTTTAACTGACAAAGTCGGTCAGAAGCTTTATACTGTGGAGTCAGTTGTTGGAGCAGACTGTTCAGTCCCCTGCATAACGCAGGGTAAAGCGGGAGTGCAGTATATGTATCTGGCCTGGTACAAG ATGCAGATGTTTCCCGATTCGCCGGAGCCGCAGCGCCGAGGCCTGCTGATCAGCTACCCTGATGGACGGCTTGTGCACTGGGCCAATCTGAAGCGAGAGTTGGCGCTGCGGAACGAAACCCGCGAACTCCTGCTGCCCAACGTCACTTGCGGAGACCAGGGAGAGTACGTCTGCAAACTGCAGGCGCCCGTCGGGGAGGTCATCTTGATGGAGTCGGTGCGACTCCTGCTGTCGG ATTGCCCTGGTTTTCCCATCAGAAGCCCCTCAAAAAATCCTGAAATGATCGTCGCTGTTTCTGTCGCATTGACGATTCTGCTGGTCGTCTCAATGGGGTTTTAT TGTGGGATTAGTACGTTCCGACAAGAAAAAAAGACTGGTTCCAGTCGTTGGATCAACTCAG
- the LOC130915188 gene encoding uncharacterized protein LOC130915188 isoform X3: MRTLRLTIFVLLGGAVLTDKVGQKLYTVESVVGADCSVPCITQGKAGVQYMYLAWYKMQMFPDSPEPQRRGLLISYPDGRLVHWANLKRELALRNETRELLLPNVTCGDQGEYVCKLQAPVGEVILMESVRLLLSVLV, encoded by the exons ATGAGAACCCTTCGCCTCACCATCTTTGTACTTCTAG GTGGCGCAGTTTTAACTGACAAAGTCGGTCAGAAGCTTTATACTGTGGAGTCAGTTGTTGGAGCAGACTGTTCAGTCCCCTGCATAACGCAGGGTAAAGCGGGAGTGCAGTATATGTATCTGGCCTGGTACAAG ATGCAGATGTTTCCCGATTCGCCGGAGCCGCAGCGCCGAGGCCTGCTGATCAGCTACCCTGATGGACGGCTTGTGCACTGGGCCAATCTGAAGCGAGAGTTGGCGCTGCGGAACGAAACCCGCGAACTCCTGCTGCCCAACGTCACTTGCGGAGACCAGGGAGAGTACGTCTGCAAACTGCAGGCGCCCGTCGGGGAGGTCATCTTGATGGAGTCGGTGCGACTCCTGCTGTCGG TTCTCGTCTAA